CGATGAAACTGGGCGATGGCGTTGAGGCGGCCATCCACTGCGCGGCGACGCTGGCCAGTGTGGACGGCAACAGCACCATGCCGGGCGCGGCGCTGGCGGAGTGTTTCGGGCTGTCGCCGAGCTATCTGTTGAAGCATCTCAACCAGCTCACGGCGGCGCGCATCCTTGAATCGGTGCCGGGGCCGGCGGGCGGCTACAGGCTGGCGCGGGCGGCGGAACGTATCACGCTGCTCGATATCGTGCTGGCGGTCGAGGGCAGGGAGCCTGCCTTCCGCTGCGGCGAAATCCGCCAGCGCGGCCCGGTCAAGATCGACGCCTCGGCCTATGTGAAGCCCTGCGGCATCAACGCCGCGATGCTCAGGGCCGAGCGCGCCTATCGGGCGGCGCTTGCCGACGTAAAGCTGTCCGATCTCGTGGCGGAGTACGCGGCCGAAGGCGACCCGCGCTCCTATGCCGCGAGCTGCGCCTTCGTCGAGCGCCACCAGCGGCCGCAGAAATCCGCTTCATCCAAGCAGACTTAAACCCCTAACCCACCCAAAAAACTGGAAGGAAAGACGATGAAACAGAGATTGCAGTTCTTTGCCAAGGCCCCCGAGATCATGAAGGCGGTGTCGGCGCTCAACAAGGCCGTCGACGAATGCGGGCTGGAAGTGAGCCTGTTGCACCTGGTCAAGCTCCGCGCTTCGCAGATCAATGGCTGCTCATACTGCGTCGAGATGCACAGCCGCGAGGCGAGGCGCGACGGCGAGACCGAAACCCGGCTCTATCTCGTCGCCGCCTGGAAGGAATCGCCGCTGTTTTCCGAGCGCGAGCGTGCCGCTCTCGCATGGACCGAGGCCGTGACGCTGATCGCCGACAATGGCGTGTCGGACGAGCTCTACGCCAGCACGCTCGAGCATTTCTCGGAAGAGGAACTGGTCAAGCTCTCGGTCGCACTAGGCATGATCAACACGTGGAACCGGTTGTGCATTCCCTTCCACGCCATCCATCCGATGCCGGCTGCCAAGGCTGCCTGATCCTAGGGCGCGCGGATGGGAGTCCGCGCGCATCCTCTAGGCCGCGAACCTCAAGCCGCCGTCGCAGGTCAGCACCTGGCCGGTCATGAAGCCGTTGGAGACCAGGAAGGCAATCGCCTCGGCGACATCCTCGGCGCGGCCGATGCGGCCGACCGGCGTCTTGCCGGCATATTCGGCAAACACCGCTTGCCGCTGATCGTCCGGCAGAAAGTCCCACCATGGGGTGTCGATGACGCCGGGGGCCACGACGTTGACGCGCAGCGGCTTCAGCTCGACAGCGAGGATCGGCGCGACGGTCAAGAGCATGCCGTTGATGGCGCCGATGCCGGCGACGCCCGGCGCCGCGATCTGCGCCGAGACAGCCGAGATGAAGGTGACCGATCCGGTCTTGTTCAGCGTCGGCAGGGCTGCCTGCAGACAGGACAATTGCGGCCGGATCTTTTCGTCGACGCCGCTGCCGATATCGGCGAGGTCGAGCGTCGCGAACGGTCCCAGCCCCTTGCCGCCGCTCGCGGCGAGAACCAGGTGATCGAACGGCCCTAGGTCTTTGAAAAACCGCTGCACCTCATCAGGATTGCCGGCATCGAACGCAGCCTTGTCGGCTGAGCCGCCCAGGCTCTTCCACGCAGCCTTGAGTTTTTCCTCATTGCGGCCGGTGATCGTGACTTTCATGGCGGGGCTGACCAGCTTTTTGGCCGTCGCGAGGCCGATGCCGGATGAGCCGCCTATGATGACGCAATGTTCGATGGTCTCGCTCATGGGTGTTGTTCCTTGGATGTTGCAGAAGATTGTCCGGTCAATTCTAGGCTCAGCGCCCGCAGCCGGCGGCGCGCCTTTTCGTCATAAGCCTGCGCATCGGCGCGCGATTCCCGCTGGCCGTCGAAATAGCGACCGCTGCGCCCTTCGAGCGCCGGCGACGTCGCGAGGTTGAGGATGGCGTCGGCGCCGGTTTCGACCGAGCTCCATGGCGTGACGCCCGCCTGCCGGACCATAGTCGTGTCCATGTAGCTTGCCGGATGTAAGGCGTTGACGGTGATGCCGGTGCCCTCGAGCTGCTGAGCCAGATCGACGGTGAACAGGATCTGCGCCAGCTTGCTCTGGCAGTAGGCGCGCACGCCGCTATAGCCATGCGTCAGCATGACGTCGTCGAAATCGATCGCCTGCTGGCCGGCCGAGGCGACATTGACGATGCGCGCCGGCGCGCTTGCCTTGAGAAGCGGCAAGAGCTCGGACGTCAGCAGGAAGCCGGCGAGATAGTTGACGGCGAAGCGCAGCTCGTAGCCGTCGGCGCTGACCTGCCGCTTGGCGCCTTGGCCGCCGGTGCCGACACCGGCATTGTTGATCAGGATGTCCAGCCTGTCGGTCCTTGCGCGCACGGCTTCGGCGAGGCGGCGTACTTCGGCAAGCGAAGCGAGGTCGGCGGCGAGGAATTCCGCCTTGCCGCCCTTGACCTCGATCGCGGCGACCGTCGCCTTGCCGCGACCTGTGTCGCGGCCATGCACCAGCACGCGGGCTCCGGCGGCGCCGAGCCTTTCGGCGACCACACGGCCGACGCCGTCGGTCGAGCCGGTGACGAGAATGGTTTTGTCCTTGAGTTCCATGTCCAGAGCCTCCTTGCGCTGCTCTGAACGGAAAGATGGGACACCGCGCGCATCCCAAACAGTTCAAACTTTATCCTGGTATCAGTACTGCTATAATACGCGCATGGATGCCGTCGCTCATTCCCCCGAAGATCACCGCCGGCGCGAGCTCGGCGCCTTCCTGCGTTCGCGGCGCGAACGGCTTTCGCCTGATGCCGCCGGCATCGCTTGCGGCGCGCGGCGGCGCACGCCGGGCTTAAGGCGCGAGGAAGTGGCGATGATCGCCGGCGTCGGCACGACCTGGTACACCTGGCTGGAGCAGGGCAGGGACGTGCGGCCCTCGGTCGAGGTGCTGTCGGCGCTTTGCCAGGCGCTGCGGCTCGACGGCGCCGAGCAGCGCCATCTGTTCACGCTCGCCGGGCGCCAGCAGCCGGAGCGGCGGCGCATCGTGCAGAGCAAGGTCGAAGGACCCTTGCTGCACATGCTGCAGAGCCTGGTGCTGCAGCCCGCCTATGTCGTCGGCCCGCGCTGGGACGTGCTGGCCTGGAATGACGCGGCGGTCGCCATTTTCGGCGATTACGGCCAGCTGGAGGGCGATGCCCGCAACATCCTCCACGGCGTCTTCACCGATCCGCACCGGCGGCACCTTTTGGTGGACTGGGAGCAGCTGGCGCGCGCGACCCTTGCCGCGTTCCGCGCCGAGAGCGCGAAATACACCGGCGATCCGGATTTCGAGCGGCTGATCGCGCTGATGATGCGCTCAAGTCCGGAGTTCCGCGAATGGTGGCCGCAGCGCGATGTCGTGCACAGGCTTTCCGGCCTGAAGCACCTGCGGCATCCGATCGCCGGCGCGATGACGTTCGAGCATATGAGCCTCTCGATCGACGACGGTTCGGATATGAGGCTGATCGTCTATACGCCGCTTGCCGAGCAGAACTCGGTAGCGAAGTTGCGGAAGCTGCTCGAGGAGCTTCCGACCGAGCGGCGCAGCGCGTGAGGTCGATTGCTGGAAGGCGGAGCCGTCCGAGAAAGGCAGCGGCAAGCCCATCACTTCGTCATCCACGGGCGGAGCAAGGAGCGTAGCGACGCAGCGCAGACCCGAGGATCCATTCCGTGACTTCAATGCGCTTCTGCGGTGCAGAATTCTGCTCCGCTGCGCCCTTCGATCAAGATAACGGAATGGATCCTCGGGTCTCCGCGTCCGCTTCGCCCGTGGATGACGAAGTGACGACGCCTCGCCAGTCTCCAAGGTCGGCAACAAGCAGATGACGGAGACGGGTCGCACCCGCTAAGCCATCTTGTCGACGCTAGCCCTTCGGCTTCAACCCATCCAGGAACAGCTGCTCCAGAAACCGCGCCGCGTCCTCGAAGCGGCCGTCGCCGCCGCGATCGGCGCCGAGCACGGCGCGGACCTGGACATCGAAATCGGCATAATGCTGCGTCGTCGCCCAGATCGAGAAGATCAGGTGCCAGGGATCGGTGCGGGCGATTTTTCCGGCGCGCATCCAGCCTTTGATGACGGCGGCTTTCTCGTCGACCAGCGTCTTCAACTCGCCCTCCAGCATCGGCTTGATGCGTGGCGCACCCTGCAGGATCTCGTTGGCGAAGAGCCGGCTTTCACGCGGGAAGTCGCGTGCCATCTCCAGCTTCCTGCGGATATAGCTCCTGAGTTCCGTCAGCGGGTCGCCGATGTCGTCCAGCTCGCGCAGCGGCGCCAGCCAGGTGTCGAGCAAGCGCTGCATCAATGTCCCGTGAATGTCTTCCTTGCGGCGAAAGTAATAGAGAAGGTTGGGCTTCGACATTCCGGCGGCTTCAGCGATCTGGTCGATGGTCGAGCCGCGAAAACCGTTGGCGGAGAAGACTTCGAGCGCCGCTTCCAGGATCAGCTCGCGCTTTTCCTGCTGGATGCGGGTGCGGCGGGGAGCGGAGCCTTCCATCGTGTCCGTCATCCTTGCAATCCGCCGCGGCGCCCATCTGGACCAATTCTCTGGACCAGTTTTTCCTTGGGCTGTGGAGCGCGCTTTTTATGCCGCATTTCCGCTAGTAATCCCTTGACCGCCGACAGGCGGCGCTAACGTTTGTCCAACCGGTCAAAAATTTGCGTAGCATGAAAACGCAGCAAAGACCAAGCGTTGGCCGCACCGAAACAGGTTACAAGGGGAAGTCCTGGTCATGTCCAACCGGCTGAAAGTCACGCCGAACGATCTCAGCGCATTCTGGATGCCGTTCACGGCAAACCGGCAGTTCAAGCAGGCGCCGCGCATGTTCGTGTCCGCCAAGGACATGCATTACACCACCAGCGACGGCCGCAAGGTGCTCGACGGCACCGCTGGCCTGTGGTGCGTGAACGCCGGCCACTGCCGGCCGAAGATCACCGAGGCGATCCAGCACCAGGCGGCCGAGCTCGACTATGCGCCGGCTTTCCAGATGGGCCATCCCATCGTGTTCGAGCTGGCGAACCGGCTCGTCGATATCGCGCCGAAGGGCATGGACCATGTCTTCTTCACCAATTCGGGTTCGGAATCGGTCGAGACCGCGCTGAAGATAGCGATCGCCTATCACCGTGTCAGGGGCGAGGGCTCGCGCACCCGTCTGATCGGCCGCGAGCGCGGCTATCACGGCGTCAATTTCGGCGGCATCTCGGTGGGCGGCATCGTCTCCAACCGCAAGATGTTCGGCACGCTGCTCGGCGGCGTCGACCATCTGCCGCACACGCACCTGCCGGAGAAGAACGCCTTCTCGAAGGGCGTGCCGGAGCATGGCGCGGAGCTCGCGAACGATCTCGAGCGGCTGATCGCGCTGCATGACGCCTCGACCATCGCGGCCGTCATCGTCGAGCCGGTCGCCGGGTCCACCGGCGTCATCCTGCCGCCGAAGGGCTATCTGCAGAAGCTTCGGGAAATCTGCACGAAGCACGGCATATTGTTGATTTTCGATGAAGTGATCACCGGTTTCGGCCGCCTCGGCGCGCCGTTCGCGGCCGACTATTTCGGCGTCACGCCGGATATCATGACGACAGCCAAGGGCGTTTCCAACGGCGTCATCCCGATGGGCGCGGTGTTCGTCAAGAAGGAGATCCACGACGCCTTCATGACCGGCCCGGAACATATGATCGAGTTCTTCCACGGCTATACCTATTCGGGCAATCCGATCGCGTGCGCCGCGGCGCTCGGCACGTTGGACACCTACAAGGAAGAGGGCCTTTTGACCCGCGGCGAGGAACTGGCTCCTTACTGGGAAGACGCGCTGCATTCGCTCAAGGGCGAACCGCATGTCATCGACATCCGCAACATCGGCCTGATCGGCGCGATCGAGCTGGCGCCGATCGCCGGCAACCCGACCAAGCGGGCGTTCTCGGCTTTCGTCAAGGCCTTCGAGCGCGGCGCGTTGATCCGCACCACCGGCGACATCATCGCGCTGTCGCCGCCGCTGATCATCACCAAGGGCCAGATCAACGAACTGATCGACCATGTCCGCGATGTGCTGAGGTCGATCGACTAAGAAGCCGGCGCGGACATCCTTCCCGTCAAGGGGAGGGTGTCCGTGAAGCGGGCTGGGCGAGGTCGGCTAAGAAGCGCCGACCTCGATGGTCGTGTAGTTCAGGCTGGCTGCGCGCCGATGCCGGTCAGGATCACCCGCTTGATGTTTTCCTTGGCTTCCCGCCATTGCCGGTCGGAGAGCGGCTTGCCGCCGTTCAGCGTCTCGATCTGGTGGCCAAAATCGGCGTAATGCTGGGTCGTGGCCCACAGCATGTAGAGGAGATGGCGCGGGTCGACCGGGTCCATCTTGCCCTCCTCGATCCAGCGCTTGATGATCGCTACGCGGCCGTCGGTCCATTCGCGCAAAGTCGATTCCATATAGTCCTGAAGCACCGGCGCGCCGTGCATCACTTCCGAGGCCCAGACCTTCGAGCCATCGGGATGGCGGCGCGATATTTCCATCTTGGCGTCGATATAGGCGCTGATGCCCTCTATCGGCCCGCGCGCCGCATCGAAGCAGTTGGCGGCCTGCAGCCAGATCTCGAAAATGTTCTGAACGACGGACCGGTAGAGTTCTTCTTTGGTGGCGAAATAATAGTGGAGATTTGCCTTTGGCAGCCCGGCCAGATCGGCGATCAGCTGCATCGTGGCGCCGCCGAACCCGGCTTCCGCGAACACCTTTTCGGCGGCGAGCAGAATGGCCTTTTCATTCTCCCGCCTTATGTCCTGGCGCCGCATCGGACGGGTGGATTCGGTCATGTCTCCCCCAAGATTCTCGTTGACCGCTTGGTCAGCTTGTG
This region of Mesorhizobium sp. M2A.F.Ca.ET.046.03.2.1 genomic DNA includes:
- a CDS encoding Rrf2 family transcriptional regulator — protein: MKLGDGVEAAIHCAATLASVDGNSTMPGAALAECFGLSPSYLLKHLNQLTAARILESVPGPAGGYRLARAAERITLLDIVLAVEGREPAFRCGEIRQRGPVKIDASAYVKPCGINAAMLRAERAYRAALADVKLSDLVAEYAAEGDPRSYAASCAFVERHQRPQKSASSKQT
- a CDS encoding carboxymuconolactone decarboxylase family protein: MKQRLQFFAKAPEIMKAVSALNKAVDECGLEVSLLHLVKLRASQINGCSYCVEMHSREARRDGETETRLYLVAAWKESPLFSERERAALAWTEAVTLIADNGVSDELYASTLEHFSEEELVKLSVALGMINTWNRLCIPFHAIHPMPAAKAA
- a CDS encoding SDR family oxidoreductase, which encodes MSETIEHCVIIGGSSGIGLATAKKLVSPAMKVTITGRNEEKLKAAWKSLGGSADKAAFDAGNPDEVQRFFKDLGPFDHLVLAASGGKGLGPFATLDLADIGSGVDEKIRPQLSCLQAALPTLNKTGSVTFISAVSAQIAAPGVAGIGAINGMLLTVAPILAVELKPLRVNVVAPGVIDTPWWDFLPDDQRQAVFAEYAGKTPVGRIGRAEDVAEAIAFLVSNGFMTGQVLTCDGGLRFAA
- a CDS encoding SDR family oxidoreductase, with product MELKDKTILVTGSTDGVGRVVAERLGAAGARVLVHGRDTGRGKATVAAIEVKGGKAEFLAADLASLAEVRRLAEAVRARTDRLDILINNAGVGTGGQGAKRQVSADGYELRFAVNYLAGFLLTSELLPLLKASAPARIVNVASAGQQAIDFDDVMLTHGYSGVRAYCQSKLAQILFTVDLAQQLEGTGITVNALHPASYMDTTMVRQAGVTPWSSVETGADAILNLATSPALEGRSGRYFDGQRESRADAQAYDEKARRRLRALSLELTGQSSATSKEQHP
- a CDS encoding helix-turn-helix transcriptional regulator, whose translation is MDAVAHSPEDHRRRELGAFLRSRRERLSPDAAGIACGARRRTPGLRREEVAMIAGVGTTWYTWLEQGRDVRPSVEVLSALCQALRLDGAEQRHLFTLAGRQQPERRRIVQSKVEGPLLHMLQSLVLQPAYVVGPRWDVLAWNDAAVAIFGDYGQLEGDARNILHGVFTDPHRRHLLVDWEQLARATLAAFRAESAKYTGDPDFERLIALMMRSSPEFREWWPQRDVVHRLSGLKHLRHPIAGAMTFEHMSLSIDDGSDMRLIVYTPLAEQNSVAKLRKLLEELPTERRSA
- a CDS encoding TetR family transcriptional regulator C-terminal domain-containing protein: MEGSAPRRTRIQQEKRELILEAALEVFSANGFRGSTIDQIAEAAGMSKPNLLYYFRRKEDIHGTLMQRLLDTWLAPLRELDDIGDPLTELRSYIRRKLEMARDFPRESRLFANEILQGAPRIKPMLEGELKTLVDEKAAVIKGWMRAGKIARTDPWHLIFSIWATTQHYADFDVQVRAVLGADRGGDGRFEDAARFLEQLFLDGLKPKG
- a CDS encoding aspartate aminotransferase family protein; translation: MSNRLKVTPNDLSAFWMPFTANRQFKQAPRMFVSAKDMHYTTSDGRKVLDGTAGLWCVNAGHCRPKITEAIQHQAAELDYAPAFQMGHPIVFELANRLVDIAPKGMDHVFFTNSGSESVETALKIAIAYHRVRGEGSRTRLIGRERGYHGVNFGGISVGGIVSNRKMFGTLLGGVDHLPHTHLPEKNAFSKGVPEHGAELANDLERLIALHDASTIAAVIVEPVAGSTGVILPPKGYLQKLREICTKHGILLIFDEVITGFGRLGAPFAADYFGVTPDIMTTAKGVSNGVIPMGAVFVKKEIHDAFMTGPEHMIEFFHGYTYSGNPIACAAALGTLDTYKEEGLLTRGEELAPYWEDALHSLKGEPHVIDIRNIGLIGAIELAPIAGNPTKRAFSAFVKAFERGALIRTTGDIIALSPPLIITKGQINELIDHVRDVLRSID
- a CDS encoding TetR/AcrR family transcriptional regulator translates to MTESTRPMRRQDIRRENEKAILLAAEKVFAEAGFGGATMQLIADLAGLPKANLHYYFATKEELYRSVVQNIFEIWLQAANCFDAARGPIEGISAYIDAKMEISRRHPDGSKVWASEVMHGAPVLQDYMESTLREWTDGRVAIIKRWIEEGKMDPVDPRHLLYMLWATTQHYADFGHQIETLNGGKPLSDRQWREAKENIKRVILTGIGAQPA